The proteins below come from a single Vidua chalybeata isolate OUT-0048 chromosome 1, bVidCha1 merged haplotype, whole genome shotgun sequence genomic window:
- the LOC128791664 gene encoding leukocyte elastase inhibitor-like yields MESLFNANSRFALDLLRRFSEANPTGNVFFSPVSISAALAMVLLGAKGNTEAQVLKTLHLDKVEDVHSRFQALTMDINRSNAPYLLRLASRLFGEKSYSFLQDFLTNTQKLYGADLATVDFLQACDKARKEINQWVEEKTEGKIPDLLSEGSVDSMTKLVLVNAIYFKANWAEKFQEADTTDAPFRLNKNEKRTVKMMYQKKKFNFGYIPEEKIRVLELPYDGRELSMIILLPDDTEEDSTGLQKMEKQLTLEKLQEWTRPEHLYSADVHVRLPKFKLEESYDLKSDLAAMGLLDVFDSGKADLSGMSGARDLFLSAVVHKAFVEVNEEGTEAAAATAGIAMLCMAIEEDFNADHPFLFFIRHNPTQSILFLGRFASP; encoded by the exons ATGGAGAGCCTGTTCAATGCCAACAGCAGATTTGCACTTGATCTGCTCAGAAGGTTTAGTGAGGCCAACCCAACAGGAAATgtcttcttttctcctgtcagtatctctgctgctctggccaTGGTCCTTTTGGGGGCCAAAGGTAATACTGAAGCCCAGGTGTTGAAG acgCTCCACCTTGACAAAGTTGAAGATGTTCATTCAAGATTCCAGGCTCTGACAATGGATATAAACAGAAGCAATGCACCCTATCTCTTACGGCTGGCCAGTCGCCTCTTTGGAGAGAAGTCCTACAGCTTTCTGCAG GATTTCCTGACTAATACACAGAAATTATATGGAGCTGACTTGGCTACAGTTGATTTTCTTCAGGCTTGTGATAAAGCCAGGAAAGAAATTAACCAGTGGGTCGAGGAGAAAACTGAAG GCAAAATCCCCGATCTGCTGTCTGAAGGCTCAGTTGATAGCATGACCAAGCTGGTACTGGTgaatgctatttattttaaagcgAACTGGGCAGAGAAATTTCAAGAAGCTGACACCACTGATGCACCATTTCGCTTAAATAAG AATGAAAAAAGGACAGTAAAAATGATgtatcagaaaaagaaatttaattttggatACATCCCTGAAGAGAAGATCCGTGTTTTAGAGTTGCCTTACGATGGAAGAGAACTTAGTATGATCATCCTGTTACCTGATGACACTGAAGAGGACTCCACTGGACTGCAGAAG ATGGAAAAGCAGCTTACCTTAGAGAAACTCCAGGAATGGACACGTCCAGAGCATCTGTATTCTGCTGACGTTCACGTGCGCTTGCCAAAGTTTAAGCTGGAGGAAAGCTATGACCTTAAATCAGATTTAGCCGCTATGGGCTTGCTGGATGTATTTGACAGTGGCAAGGCTGACCTGTCGGGAATGTCAGGGGCACGTGAcctcttcctctctgcagtTGTCCACAAGGCTTTTGTGGAAGTGAATGAGGAAGGCACggaagctgcagctgccactgctggcaTTGCTATGCTCTGCATGGCCATAGAAGAGGATTTCAACGCTGAccatcctttccttttctttattcGCCACAACCCAACACAAAGCATACTCTTCTTGGGCAGATTTGCTTCCCCATAA